A window of Diospyros lotus cultivar Yz01 chromosome 14, ASM1463336v1, whole genome shotgun sequence contains these coding sequences:
- the LOC127790258 gene encoding uncharacterized protein LOC127790258 — translation MSFMRGDLLTRTRKLVKGLAKAEPAWLKAMELAPPVTFPRAASKVNQITLPEDVYIKKFFQKHPDSKHEDAIKICGFDPPPARVFGCRVLELKEQGVSEEEAMAVADMEYRAEKKAKKNAYARLKHIARLQGKRPPPNPYPSAIKEIQAEERKYVRDRFFDPKILKIVEKMKQDKAAEMQDRMRGRPGW, via the exons ATGTCATTTATGCGGGGTGATTTGCTTACAAGAACAAGAAAGCTTGTGAAAGGGTTGGCCAAAGCTGAGCCTGCTTGGCTGAAAGCCATGGAACT GGCCCCACCTGTGACATTTCCTCGTGCTGCTAGCAAGGTTAATCAGATCACTCTCCCTGAAGATGTGTATATAAAGAAGTTCTTTCAAAAGCATCCAGATTCTAAGCATGAAGATGCTATCAA GATCTGTGGATTTGATCCGCCTCCAGCCCGTGTATTTGGTTGCCGGGTTCTTGAGTTAAAGGAACAAGGAGTGAGTGAGGAAGAAGCTATGGCTGTGGCtgat ATGGAATATCGAGCAGAAAAGAAGGCTAAAAAGAATGCATATGCTAGACTGAAACATATTGCACGCCTCCAAGGAAAGAGACCTCCACCGAACCCGTATCCTAGCGCCATCAAGGAGATACAGGCTGAGGAGAGGAAGTATGTACGCGACCGTTTCTTTGATCCAAAGATCTTGAAAATTGTTGAGAAGATGAAACAGGACAAGGCAGCAGAAATGCAAGACAGAATGAGAGGACGGCCTGGCTGGTAA